Proteins encoded by one window of Candidatus Sumerlaea chitinivorans:
- a CDS encoding YcfA family protein — MSRFPSVTGTQPLRALRQFGFVEVRVKGSHHFLRHEDGRCTVVPVHRGETIGRGLVAQIQRDCELTIEELQEKI, encoded by the coding sequence ATGAGTAGGTTTCCCTCGGTCACCGGCACGCAACCGCTCAGGGCATTGCGCCAGTTCGGATTTGTGGAGGTTCGGGTGAAAGGTAGCCATCATTTTCTTCGACACGAGGACGGGCGTTGCACGGTAGTGCCAGTGCACCGGGGTGAAACAATTGGACGTGGCCTGGTAGCCCAAATTCAGCGTGACTGTGAGCTTACGATTGAAGAGCTTCAGGAAAAGATCTGA
- a CDS encoding N-Acetyl-D-glucosamine ABC transport system, permease protein 1 — protein sequence MTSTLWREIARKRNAYLFIAPFYIIFIVFMVYPIGYSLWLSFYNYNGIMAPQFVGWRNYLHALQDEGFRRALANTAVFTVLTVVCSSVIAIFLALFLNQVRFLRQFYRGLFFVPAIVSLVVVSLVWKLMLNSEVGLVNETVRVVGRWIGRLLGSTPAWAQHKYHFLDHPNPWVPLLTVTFVNIWGVVGYNTVIYLAGLQSIPAHLYEAARMDGASPIQQFFRVTLPLLRPTMFFVFLTTTIDSLQVFVLPSLMTPNSEATMSIVYYLFRNAFEFYRMGYASAIAYILFALTVTLSLALRGTLGRNTRWDPEE from the coding sequence ATGACTTCAACCCTTTGGCGTGAAATCGCCCGCAAACGCAACGCCTACCTCTTTATCGCTCCCTTCTATATCATCTTTATCGTCTTTATGGTGTACCCGATCGGGTACTCCCTGTGGTTGAGCTTTTACAACTACAACGGCATCATGGCCCCACAGTTTGTAGGCTGGCGGAACTATCTCCACGCCCTGCAGGACGAAGGATTTCGGCGCGCGCTGGCAAATACAGCTGTCTTCACGGTGCTCACCGTCGTCTGTTCCTCTGTCATCGCCATCTTCCTCGCCCTTTTTCTCAATCAGGTGCGTTTCCTTAGGCAGTTTTACCGGGGGTTGTTCTTTGTCCCCGCCATTGTGTCGTTGGTGGTGGTTTCGCTGGTGTGGAAGCTCATGCTCAATAGCGAGGTCGGGCTGGTGAACGAAACGGTGCGCGTCGTGGGCCGCTGGATCGGCCGTCTCCTTGGCTCAACACCAGCGTGGGCACAACACAAATACCATTTTCTCGATCATCCAAACCCGTGGGTTCCTCTGCTCACGGTGACGTTTGTCAATATCTGGGGCGTGGTGGGCTACAACACGGTCATCTATCTGGCCGGACTGCAGAGCATCCCCGCCCACCTCTACGAAGCAGCACGCATGGACGGCGCAAGCCCGATCCAGCAGTTCTTCCGTGTCACGCTCCCCCTGCTTCGCCCTACGATGTTCTTTGTGTTCCTCACCACCACGATCGATTCCCTGCAGGTCTTTGTCCTGCCCAGCTTGATGACACCCAATAGCGAGGCCACGATGAGCATCGTCTACTACCTCTTCCGCAATGCCTTCGAATTCTACCGGATGGGGTATGCGTCCGCCATTGCCTACATCCTTTTCGCTCTCACGGTGACGCTGAGCCTTGCCCTTCGCGGCACGCTCGGCCGCAACACCCGCTGGGATCCAGAAGAGTGA
- a CDS encoding DNA helicase, phage-associated — protein sequence MKAQLSYEQGDFFSVQFPYQLHYVRRIRNLGNRRWDPDTKSWLVHLAHLLEVMEIFELTRADIPPKLWRAYQVYRIRNYRVRLIAGPVMARLEGDNLPLDKIDAATSFFLPGYQYTQRFIEGRWDGRRHLLDRRRMQFPAGLLPRVRAVLNAEGVAYQFIEETPVPQRTLTFKRPPVELRDYQRACVEAALNARRGVLELATGAGKTLLAACLIHELGLPTLFVVHTRDLLHQTREVFRQHLSSKIGQVGDGKIDLQPVTVATVQTCSRAFGINVGLTPDDDEPLEDDPTEVAAQSKDVVEFVRSCPVVFFDECHHLPAECCYALAMETKNAHYRYGLSATPYRADRLDMLLEAALGEKIFCARASNLIERGYLVPPEIYFYAVSPYRTAPSRRPDYATIFREYIIHNPERNAMIVEHARALAEEGKSVLVLVSQVAHGEVLRELMPEAPLVQGTDSAEKRQKVFHRLGKKSLKIVIATTLADEGLDIPTLDAVILASGGKSETRALQRVGRSLRPAPKKKHATIIDFFDNAPYLQEHSLRRLEIFRTEPAFRIHTVGFTA from the coding sequence ATGAAAGCGCAGTTGTCCTACGAGCAAGGCGATTTCTTTTCGGTGCAGTTCCCCTATCAGCTGCATTATGTGCGTCGAATACGGAATCTGGGGAACCGGCGGTGGGATCCGGACACGAAGAGTTGGCTCGTTCACCTTGCCCACCTACTCGAAGTGATGGAGATCTTCGAGCTCACACGCGCAGACATCCCACCCAAGCTTTGGCGAGCTTACCAAGTTTACCGAATCCGCAATTATCGCGTCCGGCTTATTGCCGGGCCAGTGATGGCGCGGCTTGAAGGCGACAACTTGCCGTTGGATAAGATTGACGCGGCTACGTCGTTTTTCCTGCCCGGATACCAATATACTCAGCGATTCATCGAAGGTCGCTGGGATGGGCGACGTCATCTGCTCGATCGGCGTCGGATGCAATTCCCTGCAGGATTGTTGCCTCGTGTCCGCGCCGTGTTAAATGCGGAGGGGGTTGCCTACCAATTTATCGAAGAAACTCCTGTGCCGCAACGCACGCTGACGTTCAAGCGCCCGCCTGTCGAACTGCGGGATTATCAGCGAGCATGTGTTGAAGCTGCCCTCAATGCGCGCCGGGGGGTGCTGGAGCTGGCAACTGGCGCTGGGAAAACGTTGCTTGCCGCTTGCCTCATCCATGAGCTGGGACTTCCGACTCTGTTTGTTGTGCACACGCGCGACCTACTCCACCAAACACGCGAGGTGTTCCGCCAACATCTGAGCTCCAAGATTGGTCAGGTGGGAGACGGAAAGATAGATCTCCAACCTGTGACCGTAGCTACGGTTCAAACCTGCTCACGGGCTTTCGGGATCAATGTTGGGCTCACCCCAGATGACGATGAGCCTTTGGAGGACGACCCCACGGAGGTTGCAGCTCAGTCGAAAGACGTGGTGGAATTCGTCCGATCATGTCCGGTCGTCTTCTTTGACGAATGCCACCATTTGCCTGCCGAATGCTGCTATGCGCTGGCGATGGAAACCAAGAATGCCCACTATCGGTATGGGCTGAGCGCCACGCCCTATCGAGCAGACCGACTGGATATGTTGCTGGAAGCAGCGCTCGGCGAGAAAATCTTTTGTGCACGGGCAAGCAATCTCATCGAGCGGGGCTATCTTGTTCCCCCAGAGATTTATTTCTATGCCGTTTCGCCCTACCGAACTGCGCCCTCCCGCCGACCGGACTACGCGACTATTTTCCGCGAGTACATCATCCACAATCCGGAGCGGAACGCAATGATTGTAGAGCACGCGCGGGCGTTGGCCGAGGAGGGCAAGAGCGTGCTCGTGTTGGTATCGCAAGTTGCGCATGGCGAAGTGCTGCGCGAACTCATGCCGGAAGCGCCGCTTGTGCAAGGAACCGACTCGGCAGAAAAACGACAGAAGGTTTTCCATCGGCTTGGGAAAAAATCTCTCAAAATTGTGATCGCGACGACGCTTGCGGATGAAGGGTTGGATATTCCAACGCTCGACGCGGTGATCTTAGCGAGTGGGGGCAAAAGTGAAACGCGAGCGCTTCAACGCGTGGGACGCTCGCTTCGTCCTGCTCCGAAAAAGAAGCACGCGACCATCATCGATTTCTTCGACAACGCTCCCTACCTGCAGGAGCATTCGCTCCGGCGATTAGAGATTTTCCGCACGGAGCCAGCGTTTCGGATCCATACGGTTGGATTTACTGCGTGA
- a CDS encoding Acetylornithine deacetylase, with protein MNAAELKSRIETLVEANRDAIINTLCELLRFRTISGPASEEERQAFEQATRDCLAYLEKQCSEMGFVWRNHNNHVAVAELPYDGEFIGLPVHIDVVPVGEGWTYDPFGGIVADGYIWGRGTQDDKGPVVQMLWAMKLFKELGLELKRGVRLIVGTTEEYGDWTDMKLYFEKEPAPAMAIVPDADFPIVNGEKGVLNAKVVIEFAEAAASEGLRLKCARAGQRPNMVPDRAKLTFECAVGHDIEQLNNELQRFLAKNPEARAELQAQGTEATIVFRGVSVHGSRPEHGHNAATDMLHFMADSAFISDDEADIAQFLHRASADLYGECFGIRSEHPFIGKTTVSLGTLTWEAGRVEAVFNIRPTFGLPVAHALDQVRSVIEEFGDDMGFDVEVDSLAKEPFDAIYVEESSQPELIGALREAYTTITGRPFEFRAMAGTTYAKVFPNAVNFGPTDPAEEQEFAHRCDERVAVEHHLRNVKLYTYAIARLCGA; from the coding sequence ATGAACGCAGCCGAACTCAAGAGTAGAATCGAGACACTCGTCGAAGCAAATCGCGACGCAATTATCAACACGTTGTGCGAACTCTTACGATTCCGAACGATTAGTGGGCCGGCCTCAGAGGAAGAGCGGCAGGCTTTCGAGCAGGCTACCCGCGATTGTCTCGCCTACCTTGAAAAGCAATGCTCCGAGATGGGATTTGTTTGGCGCAACCACAACAACCACGTGGCGGTAGCCGAGTTGCCCTACGATGGCGAGTTCATCGGCCTACCTGTTCACATTGACGTCGTCCCGGTTGGGGAGGGGTGGACCTACGATCCCTTTGGTGGCATCGTCGCCGATGGCTACATTTGGGGGCGCGGAACGCAGGACGACAAGGGGCCGGTCGTGCAGATGCTCTGGGCCATGAAACTCTTCAAAGAGCTTGGACTTGAGCTCAAGCGCGGTGTCCGGCTCATCGTCGGAACCACCGAGGAATACGGCGATTGGACCGACATGAAACTCTACTTCGAAAAAGAGCCCGCGCCTGCGATGGCCATTGTCCCCGACGCCGATTTTCCTATCGTCAATGGCGAGAAAGGCGTCCTGAACGCGAAAGTCGTTATTGAATTCGCCGAGGCGGCCGCTTCGGAAGGGCTTCGGCTCAAGTGTGCCCGTGCGGGTCAGCGACCGAATATGGTGCCCGACCGCGCCAAACTCACCTTCGAGTGCGCTGTGGGCCACGACATCGAGCAACTCAACAACGAGCTCCAGCGTTTCCTCGCGAAGAATCCAGAGGCTCGTGCCGAACTTCAGGCTCAGGGTACTGAAGCCACCATTGTTTTCCGCGGTGTCAGCGTCCACGGTAGCCGCCCAGAGCATGGCCACAATGCGGCAACGGACATGCTGCATTTCATGGCAGATAGTGCGTTCATTAGCGACGATGAAGCGGACATAGCTCAGTTCCTGCATCGTGCGAGTGCCGATCTCTATGGCGAATGCTTCGGGATCCGCTCCGAACATCCCTTTATCGGCAAAACCACGGTCTCGCTTGGGACCCTGACATGGGAAGCTGGCCGCGTTGAAGCCGTGTTCAATATCCGTCCCACTTTTGGTCTACCAGTGGCCCATGCACTGGATCAGGTCCGAAGTGTCATCGAAGAATTTGGTGACGACATGGGCTTCGATGTCGAGGTAGACTCCTTGGCGAAAGAACCATTCGACGCCATCTACGTTGAGGAGAGCAGCCAGCCAGAGCTGATCGGTGCCCTGCGCGAGGCATACACCACGATTACGGGCCGTCCATTCGAATTCCGAGCCATGGCCGGGACCACCTATGCCAAGGTGTTTCCCAACGCGGTGAATTTCGGTCCCACAGATCCCGCCGAGGAGCAAGAGTTTGCGCACCGCTGCGATGAGCGCGTGGCTGTGGAGCACCACCTGCGTAACGTCAAGCTCTACACTTACGCGATCGCGCGGTTGTGTGGCGCTTGA
- a CDS encoding SSU ribosomal protein S1p — protein MMRTNDEMMPLPNEGVSDSGEDDGSFEELLEQYVEPVAEREIGELIRARVVDVKKEYVLLDVGDKAEGIVDIREFVDFRGNVTVAPGDEVEVVILGRDSETGQVRLSHRKAKQRSTWARIVEAHEKNYTVLGVVKKVTPKGLLVDVGIPAFMPASQVDIHRVENLASFVGQEVEAYVIDVDNQRQRAVLSRRKKQEEDLKRKRAELLASLEEGATVTGKVKNITEHGVFVDLGGVDALVPREEVAWEKRVDPAEVLKVGYNYKFKVIGVNRERERVTLSRRQLKPDPWEKIEQNYPLELVVTGTVINLTPTAAYVVLEDGLEGRIHRDHLSWALTVRKPSDILKEGDTVKAMVIGYDHNKRLIELSLKQITMDPWLEVESKYPVGSRVKVKVMDVVDYGAFVQLDETTKGLIHVTDMSYDRNFKNPKKLVSPGDEIEAVVLKIDKEARRINLGIKQLEDDPFETFLAQHPENSVVTGTVKNVTDFGVFVELAPRVEGLLHKSQWDRHRVEKLEDVVKPGDTVTAKIIKVDHEDRKISLSRRQYLLDEERRQVEKYTKQEPVDAKINLGELLGNVKPKLE, from the coding sequence ATGATGCGCACGAACGACGAAATGATGCCCTTACCCAACGAGGGAGTGAGTGATTCGGGTGAGGATGACGGGAGTTTTGAAGAACTCCTTGAGCAGTACGTAGAGCCCGTCGCCGAGCGCGAAATCGGGGAACTTATCCGCGCCCGAGTTGTGGACGTTAAAAAGGAATACGTGCTCCTTGATGTTGGCGACAAAGCCGAAGGGATTGTGGACATCCGCGAGTTTGTGGATTTCCGCGGCAACGTAACTGTGGCGCCCGGTGACGAGGTCGAAGTTGTCATCTTGGGACGCGACTCCGAAACAGGTCAGGTTCGGCTCTCGCACCGGAAGGCCAAGCAGCGCTCGACGTGGGCACGCATTGTGGAGGCCCACGAGAAAAACTACACGGTGTTGGGCGTGGTGAAGAAGGTCACGCCTAAAGGGTTGTTGGTTGACGTTGGAATTCCTGCGTTCATGCCCGCCTCTCAAGTGGATATTCACCGCGTGGAGAATCTTGCCAGCTTCGTCGGGCAAGAGGTTGAGGCTTACGTCATAGACGTCGATAACCAGCGACAACGGGCAGTGCTCTCTCGACGCAAGAAGCAGGAAGAAGATTTGAAGCGCAAGCGGGCGGAGCTTCTGGCAAGTCTCGAAGAAGGGGCCACCGTCACCGGCAAGGTCAAGAATATCACCGAGCACGGCGTTTTTGTGGACCTTGGCGGCGTGGATGCGCTGGTGCCGCGAGAGGAAGTGGCTTGGGAAAAGCGGGTGGATCCCGCAGAGGTCCTGAAAGTTGGGTACAATTACAAGTTTAAGGTCATCGGCGTGAATCGCGAGCGCGAGAGGGTGACCTTGAGCCGCCGCCAGTTGAAGCCTGATCCGTGGGAAAAGATCGAGCAGAATTACCCCTTGGAGCTGGTGGTCACTGGGACAGTCATCAACCTCACCCCGACGGCCGCGTACGTGGTGTTGGAAGATGGGCTGGAAGGTCGCATTCATCGCGATCACTTGAGCTGGGCCCTGACCGTTCGCAAACCCTCCGATATTCTAAAGGAGGGCGACACCGTAAAGGCCATGGTGATCGGCTACGATCACAACAAGCGCCTCATTGAGTTGAGCCTGAAGCAGATCACGATGGATCCGTGGCTGGAGGTTGAGTCGAAGTATCCGGTTGGCTCCCGGGTGAAAGTTAAAGTCATGGATGTGGTGGACTACGGCGCATTTGTCCAGCTCGACGAGACCACGAAAGGCCTGATCCATGTGACGGACATGAGCTACGATCGGAATTTCAAGAACCCCAAGAAGCTTGTGTCGCCGGGGGATGAGATTGAGGCCGTAGTATTGAAAATTGATAAGGAAGCGCGCCGGATCAACCTTGGTATCAAACAGCTCGAGGACGACCCATTCGAGACGTTCCTTGCCCAACATCCCGAGAACTCGGTGGTGACGGGGACGGTGAAAAACGTGACGGATTTTGGCGTCTTTGTGGAACTGGCCCCACGGGTAGAAGGACTGCTCCATAAGTCCCAGTGGGACCGCCACCGTGTGGAAAAGCTCGAAGATGTGGTCAAGCCGGGGGATACCGTGACGGCGAAGATTATCAAAGTGGACCACGAGGATCGCAAAATCAGCCTAAGCCGCCGGCAGTATTTGCTGGACGAGGAGCGTCGGCAGGTAGAAAAGTATACCAAGCAAGAACCGGTGGACGCCAAGATCAATCTTGGTGAGCTGCTTGGCAACGTAAAGCCAAAGTTAGAATAG
- a CDS encoding Phospholipase D/Transphosphatidylase, with product MEKANGMVRGLKDLLEFGKLRQWVGGTPDAKAGDCRGGRARKWVGTFAVALALALATPSVSYSLPARGVTPVNNREYISVVRELVRNAQQNLYLMLYQARYYEEYPDTETNHLLRELIEAKLRGVDVKIVIDTGDWNPSNKNEYNLDFVDRMTTAGIEVWEDSTTEVSHEKVMLVDDNITVVSSHNWTYYSIAKNNEVAVVVDSKPLNHFFREYFRQRCQDGRPRHNVGEHSLESLAKPSPELAPSKVRLRTYPVVDVEPIPNRLFFPAVHTAFLNAKQSITVVQRSLNMPDRPRLKPGESALPGQPASEVNVLVEDLISAHKRGLKVRVVLDQTEGFTDSANDAAAQYLRENGVEVLREDLATQTHAKLVVIDDDKVVVGSTNWTQPALEDGNEASVLITSREVNKVYQDYVHALLQNAAPYQTVKRDIWAPTTAPNQRK from the coding sequence ATGGAAAAGGCAAATGGCATGGTGCGAGGACTGAAAGACCTCTTGGAATTTGGCAAACTTCGTCAGTGGGTTGGCGGGACGCCTGATGCAAAGGCGGGCGACTGCCGAGGCGGTCGCGCACGCAAATGGGTGGGGACATTTGCGGTGGCTCTCGCCCTTGCGTTGGCGACACCCTCTGTCAGCTACTCGTTGCCCGCCCGTGGCGTTACGCCAGTAAACAATCGCGAGTACATCAGCGTCGTCCGAGAACTGGTCCGCAATGCTCAGCAGAACCTCTACCTCATGCTCTATCAGGCCCGCTATTATGAGGAGTATCCGGACACAGAAACCAACCACCTGCTGCGAGAGCTGATCGAAGCCAAGCTGCGCGGGGTAGACGTGAAAATCGTGATTGATACGGGGGACTGGAACCCGAGCAACAAGAACGAGTACAACTTAGACTTTGTGGACCGAATGACGACCGCCGGAATCGAGGTTTGGGAGGATTCCACGACAGAAGTAAGCCACGAAAAGGTGATGCTCGTGGATGACAATATCACCGTCGTGTCTTCGCACAACTGGACTTACTACTCAATCGCCAAGAACAACGAAGTGGCCGTTGTGGTGGATTCCAAGCCGTTGAACCACTTTTTCCGGGAGTATTTTCGCCAGCGTTGTCAAGACGGGCGCCCGCGCCACAACGTCGGCGAGCACTCTCTGGAGAGTTTGGCTAAGCCGTCCCCCGAGCTTGCACCTTCCAAAGTACGTTTACGCACCTATCCCGTGGTGGACGTAGAACCCATCCCGAATCGTCTGTTTTTCCCCGCCGTCCACACGGCGTTTTTGAATGCGAAACAATCCATCACGGTGGTTCAGCGCAGTTTGAATATGCCGGACCGGCCACGCCTCAAACCCGGGGAGAGCGCCTTGCCCGGCCAACCGGCCAGCGAGGTCAACGTTCTCGTGGAAGACCTGATTTCAGCACACAAACGTGGATTGAAGGTGCGGGTCGTTTTGGATCAGACAGAGGGTTTTACGGACTCAGCGAATGATGCTGCGGCTCAGTATTTGCGCGAAAACGGCGTGGAAGTGCTGCGAGAAGATCTTGCCACCCAAACCCACGCGAAACTCGTGGTGATAGATGACGACAAGGTGGTGGTTGGCTCGACAAACTGGACCCAACCCGCGCTGGAGGACGGCAACGAGGCCAGTGTCCTCATCACCAGCCGAGAGGTAAATAAAGTTTACCAAGACTATGTACACGCATTATTGCAGAATGCCGCACCTTACCAGACCGTCAAAAGAGATATCTGGGCGCCCACCACAGCCCCTAACCAGAGAAAGTAG